GCTGAGCATAATAACACAAGATTTTTTCTCTCTCTGACCTTCTATCGAGAGGCTTAATATTTTTGACGGAtggcaattcatttttattttcacagGATAAATGTGTTGTCGTACTACGCGATCTATTTGGAAACCCGTGGCTTTTTTAACAAGAAACCTTTCGATTATTTATTGGCATTGTTGAGGGAGAATGTTGCTGGAGTTGCggttaatttttcattaatgtgtTAGAATTCTAAGCATAGGGAGGATGAAGTATTTTTGACCAGCGAGGAGtaaactatttttaaaatacTAGTTAGTGCAAGTAAATATAGGAGACAAAATTTCTtgaaactgaggatttttacgTTTTACGTTACGTTAcactgaaaaattatttttatgctatTTTAAGAGAAACAGTAGAATacactggatttttttttacgcgaaagATGCGTGCAcgcaaaaaaacgcgtaaataatagcgtaatttcgagcaaatcgctTTAAATCGTAATTttcgtaatttcgagcaaatcgctttaaaaagaaattttcgtaaaaagaaTCACGCAAATGTTAATGGATTTTATTCAAGTCCATTCCGGAATGGTCTGAGATTCAAAGTAACGTTAGTAAAAAACTTACTGTTATAGATGTAAACATTGGATGCAAACATTTCGTTTGGTGAGTGAAAAATGATAGAGGAATTAAATTTGATTAGATAAACAGGTGGAGTAAAGATGCCGTGCCAATTATGAGTCATCAGGCGCAAATATTTTCAGAactggaaaacaaatttctagagtGTCAGAAATTCGTGAAACTGACTGATTATATTTTGTGTCTTCCTGGTGATACCGCACCagttaaaatgattttttctatGAGAAACAACACGTGGACAACGAAAAAGTAACGATTCAATATTGGAGCCGTTAAAGCTATGATAACTGTCATACGGAAAATGgatctggaatgtgacaaattctatgaaaatatttccaaaaatcataatcttCTTTACACAGTCGCTTCGTCATCGAAAGAATCTTCATTATAGAGAACAAAATTAGTACATATAAGAATGCCTAATTGTTTGGTTTTATTCTTGATATCATTTactcaataaaattcttcaaaaatattataatcaatatacataaaaataaatcaCCAAATAAGTTCAaatctcgagaacggtttgtCCGAttaaatttgtttcattttgttgtgttcgtctctgcccgtaggtgctaaggcgaaaagattggaaaactttgaaggaaaatggaaaaattttgaaaaaaaaaattatatgatgtttttagttcaattgaaattcgcgGAATTTAAATTCCTGTAACGTTGCTATGAGACGGATATATTAATGCATCATCAAGTGGAATAACACATTCCTTTCTATTTActtttatagagactttaaatacAACGTTCATTCGTTGAATTCCAGAACTATTCAATGACTGACGAACAATCGCTTAGCGGGAAACGTAAATGTTCAAATATATGCAtataaaaaatcatgtttgggcgggacgaagttcgccgtaACCgtaattaacattttttttttggctaacgtgtcccgttttcagtcatgaactatttggtcagtctCCCAATATGTTTTGCTTTGTCTGCGTCATATTTGAAAAACACTAAAGCTCCCGCAATGTGCATTATTGATTACATGTAGGGGAAGAGGTGAAAAAATTAAcatcctaaggaatatgccttTTTACTGCGTCAACATACCGCTACAATACCCATTTTTCGAAGAACATTATAGTCTAAccaattgttgttcaagatatcgaagatatttttactaaaaaaaattgtacatttttcattaaaagaaaaaaagtcgtcaaatcaatcatattttaagaacaaatataaaataatttcgaatgCAAATTAATCAAAGAAGTCAAAGAAAATATACGTTTACCTCGTCTAGAATATGTGAGCtgttcaaactgatgatttgtcgaataAATCAGGTCGAATAAAATAAATCTCAAGTTTATAGTTTGGGTGAAGTTCAAAActattttaatatgcttcggattgtccggtttgggtcaaatatacaacgttttgttggaaaatttgttgccattctaaaggtagcttcataatgtctctatcatagaggtctagGTCATTATTAGCGaaaaaccatagcaatagattCTTACAActttctcttgatcccaatttattatcaatctggaaattttccaataCGAGAAAAATATGATAATCGTTTGGGGGCAGGTacgaactatatggtggatgcattaaggcatcccaatcaagctcttgaaattgtgtggccttgcgttgtcctgatggaacacaacgctTCTTCCtttggccaattctgaacgtttctggtcattcgctagcttcaaacggtccgttTGTTGACAGTAAagtccatttttttccaaaatatatatttttatcaaggctcatatggcgatagcgtcacggggccgggagtccaatactttgtcaaattatattattatcaatgttagtaatatgtaaccgattactcgcggttggctcgaggttagtattacaagtgttctcgtgaTTAGGATGTtgatgtctccaatgctctgtacctgtgcccgtcacgggatacttcctattgggatgcagctgaccattaatcagcaacgcccccctagtctgtaacccatatctagcgtggtgcatctttctcgactcgaggaatccaggatagaatggtcactagccggcgcaatcatcagttcgtgtagagttgtcatgagcggtacaacctttggctcttgttgaatgatcagtggactgcacaacctttggcccgtgtatctgtaaagagtgtgtgtgtgtattgccgcgactaagtaaaagtttatcgatcggataggagggatatgaaacggggacacaacgaaggaaacatcattaaacgttgacttcggcgtttctgaggaacaggtatagatgaagcagaagatcaggatcacggctacctaagatatcccgggcggggatatccgattgtctgccttgtgctctcagtgctctagagagctgagagcgagcagcatggaaccggatacacgaccagacaacatgctcgatgtcgtggtagccatcgccacaatcacaaagctgcgagcccaatgcgatagagatgcgcgtttaggttgtagtgattggacataagccgagatatcacgcgaatgaaatcacgacctacattcaatcccttgaaccatgcactcgtcgagaccttagggataatcgtgtgtaaccaacgaccgaactcatcttcactccacatgcgctgccaacttatgagtgtgtgctgacgaggaatttgaaaaaattcgttataaacaATTTGCCATTCAAAAaatgtgccttctgaagcacccACCCAAAgatcataatgtagtgtattatactgaaaaactaatttaaaaaaattttttaaaaatttaaaaaaatagaaaattcattaatttgataataaatttaattgcaCGTATGCCACCATAAACATCAATCACAAAtccagcggcctggcttgcattttcgcacttataaaaaaagtgtaaaatgtaccgaattttttcTTGGTGGACATCCATTGTTgataccctgtaactcacaactgaatagcattaacaaaaataacaaaagattttttttagtgtgaaatgccaCCTTAACCGTTGTCGTTGTTTAGGCTCGTTAGCCTAAACGAAATTTTATggtcgatattacgcgagatattgatcactaaagccagccgacgagaaaataatggataacctAATATATCCGAATGGATACCTAGAGAGCAATATCTGTTTTCATTTATTATCATTTATTATCAATCTCGACAGATTCATGCATAACAGGGAGTCTCGAATAGCATCATATGTTCTACGAATAGGGTGGTCAAATGTATCATTGGTTTTTAGTTAATTTATTGAAATTCAAAcactggttcattttaccaTCCCTGTTCATTATATTTGAACTCCCTCAAATGTACAATTCAACGCATAATTTTCGCTAGAAGTTTAAAAAAAGCAATTCCACATCAAATTATTTTGACTATGACTGATTTTTCATAACACCGTATCCACGGTCATTGACCTTGTATATAAAACCCGTAATACGAGTacggtaaatgatcttggtttgtccgatttggggtatTTTTACGCTACTAGTGAatgtaaatcgatttttcttcatgaaaatcacacataatcgatacgagtttgggtttgttgaaaagccccaagtctgtagttgctaatactaccataaggtgttgaaattattcaaatttttacgtttttaacgattttccttaaagaggaattatgatcatggtttgcccaaaatataatcatgatttgtccggttttaaaaatcgtcatttttgaATGGAAACATTCCATttcacaagtagatgttgcatttatcattgcttgagtttactgtcatcatattgatccattcataatttaggctttcttcagaatattcagAATATTCAGAATATTCtacttgggcattttaaaagtgttaccctcaacatAACGTGAGgttgttagttttttttactgaaaatatatgtaaacatttatatgatatcagaaagatttgtatgtgtggttatgataaaaaaaacattgcataAAACATTGTTGCTATTGCTttctatattttgttgtattttcgaATGAATAGTGAAAGATTAGAATAAaccagtaaccattccaagctactgtgctattttgcgtgtcaaaaattgtaatttcataattgaaataaatttaaatttaactaATAATTGTTATActaaaaatttcgaaatatacaggagaaatatggaatgccacgtttctcaacaaaactatataaatcgagtcgTTGTTCACTTACTAttcataaagggtcacttgatccgctgtggtaggaataggtatacatgaaacatcggtaggtttagtgttaaataaaacataaaaaataaatttgagggagatgtttttgagatataaaagtttttgatattgaatttaattttagcacgattttttaacagtgtatttaaAGTGCTATTTTGTTATTATCTTTGACTTTCCTATTTTAGCAATTTCGATTACGGAAAAAGCCACTCAGATAACTAATCCAGAAGTACAGATGTTTCATACCATTTGTAGCTTTTTGGGGGCTGTATGTATAGTTTATGTTTATGATTCTGATTGTCCAATGTTCCATTTGAAgtttacattgaaaaaaaaaaattaaggcgGTTGAACTTTGCTCTACAAATTGAAGTATTTCTCATTGTGGCTCATTTTAGTGGtatatacgaggtatggctattaacacattaaggacctcacgttttggggcaaacttgaacgcttcatttgttcggattccacgaatgagatcgtttccttcgatgtggatgagacgaagacaAGGCATCGGTAGGCCTCGTTTGATTCTTGGGGAACCAAGGTTTTAACCATTATGTGTAGAAAACactggttatttcgtgatccatccgtaacagacggaacgcgaaacacgagaaatctcgtgagcggtccgcaatatgttaaataacgagactgcgcgCCTGGAGGGCGCCCTAGAGGGGTGGGGGAAAACGAATAGTGCATTCGGTAGCTTGAAatgtctgctataaacgtacgaaaacacgttttcGTCACcatagtagtttgcgagcagcagtggtttgaatggaacgtgatttgtagtgcgcgtcggaaaccatgtgtgacgaaaaacacgaataACATAGCATCTGCTCATAACGCactgtcggtgaagcaatttttagccgataagggcattccagtgctcaAACATGCCCCGTACACGCcagccccatgcgacttttttttattctccaAGATCACTTctctgggggtctccgtagccacatttgtTGCGCGTTCGcctagtaagcgatcgatcgtgagttcaaaattcagggccctcattgaccatctttgtgttgttacaaaatagctatgtccacgcaacaatcatcagcgatggagatcgatccacggtcgaataaagatcgattcgtccatacaactgctctgctctgcaagaaacatcgggctgctgttcctataaataactcaacaatgattaaCAACTGTccccgctgtccggtctaactggataatggaagaacagatagaaaactcttacgcctaaatggctactgtgtaatgtgtaccatatgcaatggtatagtagGGAAtagtctaacgccgaaaaatggcaactgtgctaatcatagatatgataaacatgtgacatgtacacgattaaaattcgactctgttacagctaaaatgctaatgagcctaaaataaacaaaagggataaaaaaagatcaattctgtgttgaaaggtacccgatttcagtccgtataagaggcgaaggaaaaagcgacgcggtttttgaacgccatcacaaaagaagagtttcagcactgcttcgaacaatggaaaaaatgtatgaaaaggtgtgtgaggagccaatGGGAGTATATTTTTCGCAACCAGTCTCGTTATTAAATAGCCTCGCAAAATTTAGAACAAACCATTCAACTGCTTCACTgaagcaaaaaaataaatattcattcaCCTTACTAAATTAGGCTGAAAATTTCCCAAAtgtaatgagcatgatttttaAACTGATGTCGGCATATCTTTATTCCATTTGTAAGTTTTTATTCCATAACTCTGACAAAAATTTCGGTAATACGATTCAGTAGTGTTGATGAATGTTAGCGTAGCTTTCTCCGTGATGGGGATGATGAGCATGTCCCTTGCGTTCGACGTGAGGTTGGAATCCGCCCTTATGATCAGAAGTATAATCAACAATACGATGCGTTCCATCGGCCTCATCCAGAGTGTATTGTCCCTTCACATGGTCTCCATCACGATGTTCCCACTGGCTCTTGTGATCATGGGTATGGTAATCTTTGACCCCATATTCGAACTTGTACTTAGGATAACTGTGATAATCTTCGTAAGCCGAAGCCAGCACTAAGCTGCAAGCAATAATCGTGATAATCTGCTggaataacgaaaaaaatataaaaatatatttgcaCTCTTATTTTGTTCAAAGCTACCTTAAACATTGTCCGTTGTGATGTTGACTGCAGATAATGTAATGAACCTAAAGCTGGTCCGAGACTGATATGAACACAGGAGCgattcaaaatatttatattaaacgGTCGTTGTACCCGCCGACCAATACACACAAGTTCACATTGTCAGCAAAAAATTCTTACCATGTTGCACTTAGTCGAATACCGAACATTCTAATTAGATGTACATTTTCCAACACCAACCTTGCTGGCGTCGTGTTAAGCAGTTGAAAATTTCACGGTTCATTAACCAATGGCTGTGCTGCGGGTGGAAAACACTTATCACATCCGATCGACCATTGTCAATCCATTATGATTGGGCGGTCAACGGTTTAATGCAACTTGGGTTTCGGAATATCGCCTGACAAACTCTGATAAACTTTTATCGGAATGTGTGCAGAAATAAATGAAAGTATCTTTCATAGATAGCCACTTTATTTGGTTTTGGTTGTATAAATACTGTACTATTGCGTTTGCCTGGTACCAGTTAAGTTTCTGTATTCCAGTTGAAAAAAAGTTAATCGATACAAAATGTTAaaggtttgtttgaaactttaTACATTCCGTAACATTCGAATCGTCATATAGCTTACCTTTTACAGATAATAGCTTTTGCAGTTTGCCTTGCTGTGGTAGTTTCAGCTTACGAGGATTATCATAGTTATCCTAAGTACAAGTTCGAATATGGAGTCAAGGATCATCACACCCATGATCACAAGAGCCAGTGGGAACATCGTGATGGGGACCATGTGAAGGGACAGTACACTCTGGATGAAGCCGATGGAACACATCGTATTGTCGATTACACTTCAGATCATAAGGGCGGATTCCAACCCCACGTCGAACGCAAGGGACATGCTCATCATCCCCATCACGGAGAAAGCTATGCCAACATTCACCAGCACTACTAAAACTGATTGCGGGATCGAAATTCTAATCAGATTTATATAGTGAATAAAATTACTGATGCAAACAGAGGAGTGTATCATATTTTTAATTACCCTAATAAGATTTTTAAACAGCTCTTCTCGGTCAAATGTGGTACTTTTCCATGTACCATGTCTCCATATCACATGATTCCAtgtgaaaatttttgttttgttgaaaaatctagttTCAGATTAATATGTCCTATTAATGCTTGCTTCTAAGCATTTTTGCTGAGGATTGCGTGACcataataatgagattttcataCTATAAAGCGGCTGTTTTGATGCGCTCAGCAATGTAGTGAAATAGCACTATGCGTGACCGACCGAAGCATATTTGTTTGGTCCACACTATTAAAAATtggaattggaaaattggattggatttgctatccggccggatgcccgatatttgaaaaaacagcaGTTTCTCATTAACATTTTCGTCGCCTagagcgattcggtcgagtttcttgcggggcccaaattcaactctCGGTGCGCTCAAGAAATAAGCGGACAACGATAGTAATGAATTCGGGATAGATTCcggactacttttctgttgaatccgaatgaaatcaactgaCTGATGATTAGAAAACCTATAaaagtaataataataaaaaatgaaattcaacagAACGTACTTGCTCTATATACTATATTCGATGATGATGAATAACTgcatttttattgtaaaatatggaatattccattcaatcgattgcgaagattctgtgaatatatcataccaagaacatatgtcacttttgtgggaaaataatcatCACAAACTGTATCACATTCGGCAACTCAGACTCTTCACGTGAATCGTTTTCATTGTTCTTTGCGATTGGCAGATAAAAACCTGAAAGAAGCAAGCAAgttgtaagttttttttttttttttgagaatgagaataataatttcACAACTCGGATAGgcccaaaacatttttttttagacGCACATGTGTGggcgtaatagtaaatctgaaGGCGAGGAAAGTAGTAACGACGAAATAATGCGaagcgttagaagaaaagtttcgagtattatTTCATCGAGTTCCGATTAGGATATAgaggaactatacgcaagtgaAGACCTGGACGACATGTTAAAAGAATTTAAtatagacgacataaagatatTGATGTTTCAACAGTACATTTGAAATGTGACTTTTCACAAATAAGAatgctctactagtcaagccctttcgtttgatacccatattgatgaattaaaaaaaaatcccattttgtgatggcggtcattttggatttacatttttcataaataactgtgttctactaatcaagccctttcatttgataccgatattgatagggttttgataaaatatgtagtccgccattttgtagcggccgccattttggattttcaagatcatggaatacgcagttttataacaaTAGGAGAGATAAAGGcgtgctccaaatttcagatcaatcggtcaacaggaaggaggttaaattttaatgtgggacaaccctgcagataaacatacaaacatatttacagTAGGTAATGCTTTATAATACCGTttgaaagtatagtataaaaactatatttttatgtttttgatttttcgattattcTACATAACCCTACATAACCctatcaaattccgtttaaaaatcctatttaaattgaacgagaaaagtgttaCCCACATCTGAGTGACGGGGCCTCCCAGGAAATACACCCGTCATCCAGATCTGGGTGttaacag
The Toxorhynchites rutilus septentrionalis strain SRP chromosome 2, ASM2978413v1, whole genome shotgun sequence genome window above contains:
- the LOC129769527 gene encoding cuticle protein 19-like isoform X2 is translated as MFKIITIIACSLVLASAYEDYHSYPKYKFEYGVKDYHTHDHKSQWEHRDGDHVKGQYTLDEADGTHRIVDYTSDHKGGFQPHVERKGHAHHPHHGESYANIHQHY
- the LOC129769527 gene encoding cuticle protein 19-like isoform X1, encoding MFKQIITIIACSLVLASAYEDYHSYPKYKFEYGVKDYHTHDHKSQWEHRDGDHVKGQYTLDEADGTHRIVDYTSDHKGGFQPHVERKGHAHHPHHGESYANIHQHY
- the LOC129766771 gene encoding cuticle protein 19-like, with protein sequence MLKIIAFAVCLAVVVSAYEDYHSYPKYKFEYGVKDHHTHDHKSQWEHRDGDHVKGQYTLDEADGTHRIVDYTSDHKGGFQPHVERKGHAHHPHHGESYANIHQHY